The Arthrobacter sp. OAP107 DNA segment CCCTACAGCGAACCGCTGGCGGAGGCCCTTGCCGCTGTGGGCGAGGTGCTGCGTTCGGCGGAGGAGGACGATGCCGACCGGCAGGCTGAGCTGTTCCAGGCGGCCCGCTCGGCCGTCTCCTCCCTCGAGGGGCGCACCGCCTCCGAGGACATCGAGGCCGGCACGCCGAGCGCCGCAGGATCAATCCTGCTCAGCCTGCACCGTATCCTCCGGGTCGCCAACCCCAACGGCAGGCAGCCCGACCGCAGCAATTAGAGGGCAGCCACCGATCCGCTGAAGTGCTTCCGGCCGGACCGCTGGCTCCAGGCCACATAGTGGGACCGGAGCCAGCCGCCGTCCCCGGACTCCGCCGTCGAAATCTCCAGCGCCACACGTGCGGGAAGGAAAACCGGTGCCTCGAACTGCACGTCCCAGCGGAAGGCGTCGCCCTTGGCTGCGCCCACGTCCGCCAGTGCCCGCGACGCGAGGTACATGCCGTGGGCGATGGACCGGCGCAGGCCCAGGGCCTTGGCGGAAAGGACACTGAGGTGGATGGGGTTGAAGTCCCCGGACACGGCGGCGTACGCGCGGCCGGTGTCCACCCCAAGTTCCCAGAGCCCGGTGGGATCCGGTGCCGAGAACCCCTGGGGCGCCGCCGCCGCCGAGGCCTTATCGATGCCGGGCAGGAACACACCCTTGGCAAGATAGGTGGACACGCCGCACCAGGACACGGCGCTGTCACCGGCCGCGCGCACCTCCACCGCAATATCCACCTGGGTTCCGGCGCGGTGAGCCCGGAGCGTCTCCGCTGCGGCCACAATGTCCAGGGGTTCAGTGAACCTGACCGGTCTGCGGTACTCAATCACGTTCCGCAGATGGATCATCCCCAGCAGGGGAAGCGGAAAATCTTCGCGGTTCATGACGCTCATCGCCACCGGGAATGCCATTGCATGGATGAACCCCGCCGGAAGAATGTCGCTGGCAGACTCACCCAGCAGGTGCTGGTAGGCCGTGAGGATTTCGACGTCGGGCCGGACGTCCCTGACTTCGTGGCTTACTGCGGGCAGCACGCCCTCGGCCTGGGAACCCAGGATCCTGCGGCGGGCGGCCGTGGCCGCCGCGTTCACGTACAGCTTGGAGAGGGACGGCATCTCCTCCAGGATCAGGGGCTGGCTGGCGGTCATGCCCCCACCAGGTTTTGTCCGCATACCCTCAGCACCTCTCCGGAAATGCCCCCGGCGGCATCGCCCGCGAGGAAGGAAATGGCCTCGGCAACGTCCCCCGGCTGCCCGCCCTGCTGCAGGGAGTTCAGCCGCCGGGCAATCTCCCGTGTGGCGAACGGGATGCGGGCCGTCATCTCTGTCTCGATGAATCCGGGTGCCACGGCGTTGATCGAGCCGCCGTACTGCCCCAGAAGCGGTGCGGTGGCCCGGACCATGCCCATGACCGCGCCCTTGGACGCCGCGTAGTTGGTCTGCCCGCGGTTGCCGGCGATTCCGCTCGTGGAGGCCACCGACACGATGCGCGGCGCGGAACGGAAGTGCCCGGAGGCAAGGAGCGCCTCATTGATGCGCAGCTGGGCGGCGATGTTCACCTCAATGACCGAACCCCACCGGGTCGGGTCCATGTTGACCAGCAGCTTGTCCCGGGTGATGCCGGCATTGTGGACCACGATGTCGAGCCGGCCGTGGCGGTGCACGGCATGGTCGATGATGCGTTGCCCGGCGTCGTCGCGGGTAATGTCCAGCTGCAGCGCGGTGCCGCGGATCCCGTTGGCAACCTCCGCCAGATGGTCCCCGGCGGCGGGAACGTCCACCGCCACCACGGTGGCGCCGTCACGGTGCAGCGTCCGGGCGATGGCCGCGCCAATACCGCGGGCCGCACCGGTCACAACCGCGACCTTGCCCGCGAGGGGTGCCTCGGCGTCGTCGGGCAGCCTGCCTTCCCCGGAAGTGACGCGGACGAACTGGCCGTCCACGAACGCTGACCGGCCCGAGAGGAAGAAGCGCAGGGCCCCCAGGGCCGAAGGGGCGGTGGGACTGACGTCCTCGGCGAGGAGGATGCCGTTTCCGGTGGCTCCCGCCCGCAGTTCCTTGGCCAGCGACCGCAGCAGACCGTCTACGCCCTGCCGTGCGGCGGCCGTGGCTGGCGGACCGCCGGGCACGCGCGAGACAGTCACCACCCGTCCGCCGGGGGCAAGATCCCGCAGTGACGGAGCAGCCGCAAGGACAGGGTGCTCCAGGTCGCCGGGGGCTTCGAGGGTGTCGAGCACCAGCACGATTCCGCCAAGCTTTTCCTTGGGCACGGCGTGGCGCCGGACGTCGAGTCCCCACGAAAGCAGTTCTGCGGCAATCGCGTCGGCACCGGGGCCTGAACCGCCCACCAGGACCGGCCCCTCGATCAGTGGCTGGCCACTCCGGTAGCGCCGCAGTTCGGCCGGCTGTGGAAGGCCGAGTTTCCGGGCGAGATCCCGTCCGAGGCCGCGGTTCACCAGCCGGGCGTAGGTGTCAGTCATCGATATCCCCCGGGGTGTTCCTTTCCGTGTACGCCTCGAGCAGCGCGACGACGCCCTGGCCGCCGGCGGCGCAGACGGACACAAGCCCCAGGGCGGGGCGTCCACCGGCGTTGCCCTTCTCATGCAGCATCTTGGCCAGCGTGGCCACGATGCGTCCGCCCGTGGCAGCGAACGGGTGCCCGGCTGCGAGCGATGATCCGTTGACGTTGAGCCTGGACCGGTCGACCTTGCCGAACGCACCATCCAATCCGAGGCGCTCGCGGCCGAACTTTTCGTCCTCCCAGGCGGCGAGCGTGCTCAGCACCGTCCCGGCGAAGGCTTCGTGGATCTCGAAGAAGTCGATGTCGTCCAAGGTGAGGCCGTTGCGCGCCAGCAGGCGCGGGACGGCGAAAACCGGTGCCATCAGCAGTCCGTCCTTGCCGTGGACAAAATCGACGGCGGCTGCCTCGCCATCGAGGATGGTGGCGAGCTTGGGCAGGTCGTGCTGGTCTGCCCAGTCCTCCGAGGCGAGCAGCACCGTAGAGGCGCCGTCGGTGAGCGGCGTGGAGTTGCCGGCCGTCATGGTGGCTTCCGAACCGAGGTTCCGGCCGAACACGGGCTTGAGCGAAGCCAGCTTTTCGGAACTGGTATTGGGCCGGAGGTTGGAGTCCCGGGTAAGCCCGCGGTACGGCGTGAGGAGATCGTCGAAGAAGCCGGCATCATAGGCGGCCGCGAGGTTCCGGTGGCTGTTGAGGGCGAGCTCGTCCTGGGCCTCGCGGGAGATGTTCCACTGGGCCGTGGTCAGGGCCTGATGCTCACCCATCGAGAGGCCGGTCCTGGGCTCTCCCGTGTTGGGTGCGTCCGGGGCCAGGTCCTTGGGGCGAAGGCGGGCCAGGATCTGAAGCCGCTGCGGAAGCGTCTTGGCGCGGCTAAGGTCCAGCAGAACCTCGCGGAGGCCTTCGCTGACGGCAATGGGAGCATCCGAGGCGGAGTCCACGCCGCCGGCGATGGCGGACTCCAGTTGGCCGAGCCTGATCTTGTTGGCCAGGCCCAGCACTGTTTCCAGGCCGGTGGCGCAGGCCTGCTGCAGGTCATAGGCGGGAGTTTCCGGCGACAGTGCCGAGCCCAGGACTGCCTCGCGCGTCAGGTTGAAGTCCCGGGAGTGTTTGAGGACGGCACCCGCGGCCACTTCGCCGATGCGCTCCTCCTGCAGGCCGAAGCGGGCGATCAGGCCGTCGAGTGCTGCGGTGAGCATGTCCTGGTTGGACGACTTGGTGTACGCACCGCCTGTCCGGGCGAAGGGGATCCTGTTGCCGCCCACCACCACGGCTTTCCGCACGGTTTGAGGCTGACGATTCACGGGCATGTGCTATCTCCTTTGATCCGGCTGGTTATCGATACCCAGCGTACCTGATACGCTGGGTATCGTGAACTTGACCACTCCTCCCCCGTCCGACGGCTCCCCAACAGAAGCCGTGGACGGCCGCGCCTCGCGCTGGCAGGGGCACCGGGAAGAACGCAGGCGCGAACTCATCAAGGCGGCCCGGCGGGCCGTGCACGCGCTCGGCAGCGACGCGTCCATGGAGGACATTGCCGCGGCGGCCGGCACATCAAAGTCCGTGTTCTACCGGTACTTCGGGGACAAGGCCGGACTGCAGCAGGCCGTGGGGGAAGTGGTGCTGGGACAGATGCAGCAGCGCATCAGGGAGGCGGCGCAAAGCGCGCAGACGCCGCGCGAGGGTCTGCTCGCCATGGTCTCGGCCTACCTGCAGATGGCTGAAACCAGCCCCAACGTCTACACGTTCGTGACCCGGCACTCCGCCGCGGAGTCCGACGGCGGTCCCACCTCGATCACGACCGCCGGCGCCCTGGGCCATTTCTTTGATGCCATCGCGGAAATGATCGCCACGCCGATGCGCGCCCACCTCGGCGAAGGCAGGGAGTCCATCGTCGGCTATTGGCCCAACGCCGCCATCGGCCTGGTCCGCAACGCCGGCGAACAGTGGCTGGCCAGCCCGGAATCCGCGGCGAAGCCCGATCAGGAAACCATGGCACGCCAAATCACCGATTGGCTGTGCGTCGGCATCGCGCCGGAACTCACGGACATGCAATAGCACCGAACCTGTCATCACCAACGAAGGAAGCGACATGACTGAAGTAGCCGACCGCCCGGCGGGCACAACCACCCACGCAGCTTCGACCGGGACGGCCGGTCCGCCGCCCGCCGTCGACGTCGCCGCCCTGGGTGAGCTGCTCCTGGGCAAGTGGGCCGACGTCCGCCGGCAGGCGCGGGACCTGGCAGCACGCGAGGAGCTTCACAAGACGGAAGGGCTCACGCACACTGAGCACCGGACCCGCACTTTCGGGCAGCTGAAGCACCTGGTGGACAGCGGCGCCGTCCACCGCGCCTTCCCGGCCGCCTTCGGCGGATCCGACGACCACGGCGGCAACATCGCCGGCTTTGAGGAGCTCGTCACGGCAGACCCGTCCCTGCAGATCAAGGCCGGCGTGCAGTGGGGCCTGTTCGGCTCGGCCGTGATGCACCTGGGCACGGCGGAACACCACGGGAAGTGGCTGCCCGGCATCATGAACCTGGACATCCCGGGCTGCTTCGCCATGACCGAAACCGGACACGGCTCGGACGTCGCCAGCATCGCCACCACGGCAACCTATGACCCGGACGCGCAGGAGTTTGTGATCCACACCCCGTTCCGCGCCGCCTGGAAGGACTACATCGGCAACGCGGCCATTGACGGCCTCGGCGCGGTGGTGTTCGCCCAGTTGGTGACGCGCGGGGTCAACCATGGTGTGCACGCGTTCTACGTGGACCTGCGCGATCCCGTCACCAAGGCGTTCCTGCCGGGGATCGGCGGCGAGGATGACGGCGTGAAGGGCGGGCTCAATGGCATCGACAACGGCAGGCTGCACTTCGACCATGTACGGGTTCCCCGCACCAACCTGCTCAACCGCTACGGCGACGTCGATGCCGAGGGCAACTACACGTCGCCCATCGCGAGCCCCGGGCGGCGGTTCTTCACCATGCTCGGCACGCTGGTGCAGGGCCGCGTGAGCCTGGACGGTGCCGCCGTCGCAGCGTCCAAGATCGCCCTGAAAACGGCCATCACCTACGCCGCGGAACGGCGGCAGTTCAACGCGTCCTCCCCCGTCGAGGAAGAGGTGCTGCTGGACTATCAGCGGCACCAGCGCCGGCTCTTCACCCGGCTTGCCACCACGTACGCCGCGGGCTTCGCCCATGACCAGCTGCTTGACAAGCTGGACGACGTCTTTTCCGGCGCCCACGACACAGACGAGGACCGCCAGGACCTGGAAACCCTCGCCGCGGCGCTGAAGCCGCTGAGCACCTGGCACGCACTGGACACGCTGCAGGAATGCCGCGAAGCCTGCGGCGGAGCGGGGTTCCTGATCGAGAACCGCTTTGCCTCGCTCCGTGCCGACCTGGATGTCTATGTCACCTTCGAGGGTGACAACACTGTCCTGCTGCAGCTCGTGGCCAAGCGTCTGCTGGCCGACTACGCCAAGGAATTCCGCAGCGCCACGTTCGGGGTGCTGGCTCGGTACGTGGTCAACCAGGCCGCCGGGACTGCCGTGCACCGCACCGGCCTGCGCCAAGTGGCACAGTTCGTGGCGGACAACGGCTCCGTCCAGAAGGCGGCCATTGCCCTCCGCGACGAGGAGAGCCAGCGCGCCCTCCTCACGGACCGGGTCCAGACCATGGTTGCCGAAGCAGCCACGGCACTCAGGGGAGCCAGCCGGCTGCCGCAGCGCGAGGCGTCGGCCCTGTTCAACCGGCACCAGGACGAGCTCATCGACGCCGCGCGTGCGCATGCCGAACTGCTGCAGTGGGAGGCCTTCACCGAGGCGCTGGGCAAGATCACCGACCCGGGAACCCGGACCGTGCTGACCTGGCTCCGAGACCTGTTCGGGCTGTCCCTCATCGAGAACAGCCTCTCGTGGTACCTCATGAACGGCAGGCTCTCGATGCAGCGCGCACGGACGGTGGGCGGGTACATCAACCGGCTCCTGGTCAAGCTGCGCCCGCATGCGCTGGACCTCGTGGACGCGTTCGGCTACGGCCAGGCCCACCTCCGCGCCGCCATCGCCACCGGCGCTGAAAAGGTCCGCCAGGATGAGGCCCGCGATTACTATCGGGTGCAGCGAGCCAGCGGCACAGCCCCCGTGCCGGAGAAGTCGCTCCGCTCCCCAACCGCTCCCTAACCTAGCAAGCTCGGCCAGGGTGCCTGGCGGTCGTGGCCCCAGGCTCAACCAGTGATTGAACAGCACAACGCCCGACGGCGGTGCCTCCGAAAGGGGGGCGCCGCCGTCGGGCGTTTGTGTTGATTGGGAGACGCTAGCTCAAGACGGAGCGGTAGACGTCCAGCGTGGTCTGGGTGATCGACTCCCAGGAGAAGTGCTCCTCGGCGCGCTTGCGGCCGGCCTGGCCCATGGCGCGGGCCCGTTCCGGGTCGGACACGACCTCGGTCAGGGCCGCGGCGAACTCGCTGACGAACTTCTCCGGGTCCAGCGGCGTGCCGGTTCCGTCGGTCACCTGCTCGAGGTCCACCAGCAGCCCGGTCTCGCCGTGGTTGACCACCTCGGGGATGCCGCCGGTCGCGCTGGCCACCACGGCGGCGCCGCAGGCCATCGCTTCGAGGTTCACGATGCCGAGCGGTTCGTAGATGGAGGGGCAGGCGAACGCGGTGGCGTGGCTCAGGACCTGGATGAGCTCGTTGCGGGGAAGCATGCGCTCGATCAGCACCACACCGCTGCGCTGGCTCTGCAGCTCCTCGATCAGCCGGGCGGTCTCGGCTGCCAGTTCCGGCGTATCGGCGGCGCCGAGGCAAAGAACCAGCTGCACGTCCGCGGGGAGTTTGGCGGCTGCCCGCAGCAGGTACGGGACACCCTTCTGCCGGGTGTTGCGGCCCACAAACACCACGCTGGGACGTGCGGGGTCGATGCCCAGGGTGCGGATGACGTCGTCGTTTTCGTCGCGGTTCCACAGGCTGACGTCGATGCCGTTGTGCACCACCTTGACCTTGGCCGGGTCCACGTCCGGATAGCTGCGCAGGATGTCCTGGCGCATGCCCTCGGACACGGCGATGATCGCGGCTGCAGCCTCGTACGCGGTTTTCTCCACCCACGAGGACAGGGCGTAGCCGCCGCCCAGCTGCTCGGCCTTCCAGGGCCGCAGCGGTTCCAGGCTGTGGGCGCTGAGCACGTGCGGGATGCCGTGCAGCAGCGAGGCCAGGTGGCCTGCCATGTTGGCGTACCACGTGTGCGAATGCACCAGATCCGCGCCGGCAACGTCCGGGACGATGCGCAGGTCCACGCCCAGGGTCTGCACAGCAGCATTCGCTGCCCCCAGATCCTCGGGCACCGAGTAGGAGGTCACGGAGGCGCCATGGTAGTCGGCGTCCCGGGGCGCGCCAAAGGCACGCACCTGAAGGTCGACGTGCTGGGCCAGGACCCGGCTCAGCTCGGCAACGTGGACGCCCGCGCCGCCATAAATTTCCGGCGGGAATTCTTTAGTCACAATGTCTATTCGCACGTTACCCAAGGTAGTCGTTACGGTGGAACTGTTCTAGTGTGAAGAAAGTCCGGACAAACCGGATTTTTTGGGGAGATACGAAGGCGTACAGGAGCGACCATGCCGTTAACAAAGAAAGTCCTGGCCATTGTCCTTGCAGGGGGCGAGGGAAACCGTCTTATGCCGCTGACGGCAGACCGGGCGAAACCTGGCGTGCCTTTTGCCGGCAGTTACCGCCTCATCGACTTCGCGCTGTCCAACCTCGTCAACTCCCGGTACCTGCAGATCGTGGTCCTGACGCAGTACAAGTCCCACAGCCTTGACCGCCACATCTCCGAGACGTGGCGGATGTCCACGCAGCTCGGCAACTACGTCGCCTCCGTCCCGGCCCAGCAGCGCGTCGGCAAGAGCTGGTTCCTGGGCAGCGCCAACGCCATCTACCAGTCCCTGAACCTGATCCATGACGCCAACCCGGACATCGTCGTCGTGGTGGGTGCCGACCACGTTTACCGCATGGACTTCGCCCAGATGGTTGAGCAGCACGTCCTGAGCGGCGCGAAGGCCACGGTGGCCGCCGTCCGCCAGCCCCTGAACATGGCGAACCAGTTCGGCGTCATCGAGGTGGACCCCGAAGACCCGCAGAAGATCGCTGCGTTCGTGGAGAAACCCGCCTCCACCCCGGGCCTGGCCGCAGATCCCACGCAGTTCCTCGCATCCATGGGCAACTACGTCTTTGACGCCGACGCCCTGGTGGACGCCCTCCACGTCGACGCGGAACGGCTGGACACCAAGCACGACATGGGCG contains these protein-coding regions:
- a CDS encoding acetyl-CoA C-acetyltransferase → MPVNRQPQTVRKAVVVGGNRIPFARTGGAYTKSSNQDMLTAALDGLIARFGLQEERIGEVAAGAVLKHSRDFNLTREAVLGSALSPETPAYDLQQACATGLETVLGLANKIRLGQLESAIAGGVDSASDAPIAVSEGLREVLLDLSRAKTLPQRLQILARLRPKDLAPDAPNTGEPRTGLSMGEHQALTTAQWNISREAQDELALNSHRNLAAAYDAGFFDDLLTPYRGLTRDSNLRPNTSSEKLASLKPVFGRNLGSEATMTAGNSTPLTDGASTVLLASEDWADQHDLPKLATILDGEAAAVDFVHGKDGLLMAPVFAVPRLLARNGLTLDDIDFFEIHEAFAGTVLSTLAAWEDEKFGRERLGLDGAFGKVDRSRLNVNGSSLAAGHPFAATGGRIVATLAKMLHEKGNAGGRPALGLVSVCAAGGQGVVALLEAYTERNTPGDIDD
- a CDS encoding acyl-CoA dehydrogenase; the encoded protein is MTEVADRPAGTTTHAASTGTAGPPPAVDVAALGELLLGKWADVRRQARDLAAREELHKTEGLTHTEHRTRTFGQLKHLVDSGAVHRAFPAAFGGSDDHGGNIAGFEELVTADPSLQIKAGVQWGLFGSAVMHLGTAEHHGKWLPGIMNLDIPGCFAMTETGHGSDVASIATTATYDPDAQEFVIHTPFRAAWKDYIGNAAIDGLGAVVFAQLVTRGVNHGVHAFYVDLRDPVTKAFLPGIGGEDDGVKGGLNGIDNGRLHFDHVRVPRTNLLNRYGDVDAEGNYTSPIASPGRRFFTMLGTLVQGRVSLDGAAVAASKIALKTAITYAAERRQFNASSPVEEEVLLDYQRHQRRLFTRLATTYAAGFAHDQLLDKLDDVFSGAHDTDEDRQDLETLAAALKPLSTWHALDTLQECREACGGAGFLIENRFASLRADLDVYVTFEGDNTVLLQLVAKRLLADYAKEFRSATFGVLARYVVNQAAGTAVHRTGLRQVAQFVADNGSVQKAAIALRDEESQRALLTDRVQTMVAEAATALRGASRLPQREASALFNRHQDELIDAARAHAELLQWEAFTEALGKITDPGTRTVLTWLRDLFGLSLIENSLSWYLMNGRLSMQRARTVGGYINRLLVKLRPHALDLVDAFGYGQAHLRAAIATGAEKVRQDEARDYYRVQRASGTAPVPEKSLRSPTAP
- the glgA gene encoding glycogen synthase, translating into MRIDIVTKEFPPEIYGGAGVHVAELSRVLAQHVDLQVRAFGAPRDADYHGASVTSYSVPEDLGAANAAVQTLGVDLRIVPDVAGADLVHSHTWYANMAGHLASLLHGIPHVLSAHSLEPLRPWKAEQLGGGYALSSWVEKTAYEAAAAIIAVSEGMRQDILRSYPDVDPAKVKVVHNGIDVSLWNRDENDDVIRTLGIDPARPSVVFVGRNTRQKGVPYLLRAAAKLPADVQLVLCLGAADTPELAAETARLIEELQSQRSGVVLIERMLPRNELIQVLSHATAFACPSIYEPLGIVNLEAMACGAAVVASATGGIPEVVNHGETGLLVDLEQVTDGTGTPLDPEKFVSEFAAALTEVVSDPERARAMGQAGRKRAEEHFSWESITQTTLDVYRSVLS
- a CDS encoding TetR/AcrR family transcriptional regulator, translated to MNLTTPPPSDGSPTEAVDGRASRWQGHREERRRELIKAARRAVHALGSDASMEDIAAAAGTSKSVFYRYFGDKAGLQQAVGEVVLGQMQQRIREAAQSAQTPREGLLAMVSAYLQMAETSPNVYTFVTRHSAAESDGGPTSITTAGALGHFFDAIAEMIATPMRAHLGEGRESIVGYWPNAAIGLVRNAGEQWLASPESAAKPDQETMARQITDWLCVGIAPELTDMQ
- a CDS encoding MaoC/PaaZ C-terminal domain-containing protein; this translates as MTASQPLILEEMPSLSKLYVNAAATAARRRILGSQAEGVLPAVSHEVRDVRPDVEILTAYQHLLGESASDILPAGFIHAMAFPVAMSVMNREDFPLPLLGMIHLRNVIEYRRPVRFTEPLDIVAAAETLRAHRAGTQVDIAVEVRAAGDSAVSWCGVSTYLAKGVFLPGIDKASAAAAPQGFSAPDPTGLWELGVDTGRAYAAVSGDFNPIHLSVLSAKALGLRRSIAHGMYLASRALADVGAAKGDAFRWDVQFEAPVFLPARVALEISTAESGDGGWLRSHYVAWSQRSGRKHFSGSVAAL
- a CDS encoding 3-oxoacyl-ACP reductase — protein: MTDTYARLVNRGLGRDLARKLGLPQPAELRRYRSGQPLIEGPVLVGGSGPGADAIAAELLSWGLDVRRHAVPKEKLGGIVLVLDTLEAPGDLEHPVLAAAPSLRDLAPGGRVVTVSRVPGGPPATAAARQGVDGLLRSLAKELRAGATGNGILLAEDVSPTAPSALGALRFFLSGRSAFVDGQFVRVTSGEGRLPDDAEAPLAGKVAVVTGAARGIGAAIARTLHRDGATVVAVDVPAAGDHLAEVANGIRGTALQLDITRDDAGQRIIDHAVHRHGRLDIVVHNAGITRDKLLVNMDPTRWGSVIEVNIAAQLRINEALLASGHFRSAPRIVSVASTSGIAGNRGQTNYAASKGAVMGMVRATAPLLGQYGGSINAVAPGFIETEMTARIPFATREIARRLNSLQQGGQPGDVAEAISFLAGDAAGGISGEVLRVCGQNLVGA